A stretch of Vigna angularis cultivar LongXiaoDou No.4 chromosome 4, ASM1680809v1, whole genome shotgun sequence DNA encodes these proteins:
- the LOC108321844 gene encoding uncharacterized protein LOC108321844, translating to MAMAIRVFLLLLFFLSSTNIGFSLFEDQVGLMDWHQQYIGKVKHALFHTQKTGRKRVLVSTEESVVASLDLRHGEIFWRHVLGTNDVVDGLDIALGKYVITLSSDGSILRAWNLPDGQMVWETSLQGSKTSKSILYISKNPKADKDDLILVFGKGSLHAVSGIDGEVLWRKDFAGESIEVSHIIQSTDKIYAAGFVGSSKFYVYGLNADTGKLLKDDHTILPCDTFGELLSVSGDKFVVLDKMRSKILTINIKNGEISYKQKLISDLIKDSSGQAVILPSRLPELFALRIDSHVLTIKVTNEDDLVLVDKINNAAAVSDALSISEGQHSFAFIQHEGSNIHLFVKDVNDWNGDLLKESIIIDHQRGNIEKIFINNYVRTDRSYGFRALMVMEDHSLLLVQQGEIVWTREDGLASVVDVTTSELPVEKEGVSVAKVEQNLFEWLKGHVLKLKGTLMIASPEDVVAIQALRLRSSEKSKMTRDHNGFRKLLIVLTRAGKVFALHTGDGRVVWSILLHTLRKTEVCEHPVGLNIYQWQVPHHHALDENPSILVVGRCGPSLAAPAALSFIDAYTGKELNSLRLAHTIAQVIPLPYTDSTEQRLHLIIDIDRHAYLYPRTPEAIGILQREFSNVYWYSVEADNGIVRGHALKSNCIHKIVDEYCFDFRDLWSIVFPSESEKIIATVTRKSNEVVHTQAKVMTDYDVMYKYVSNNILFVANAAPKATGEIGTATPEEAWLVIYIIDTVTGRILHRMTHHGCQGPVHAVFSENWVVYHYFNLRAHRYEISVIEVYDQSRADNKDVWKFVLGKHNLTSPISSYYRPEVTTKSQSYFFTHSVKAIEVTLTSKGITSKQLLIGTIGDQVLALDKRFLDPRRTLNPSQAEKEEGIIPLTDSLPIISQSYITHSLKVEGLRGIVTVPAKLESTSLVFAYGVDLFLTQIAPSRTYDSLTEDFSYALLLLTIVALVAAIFVTWVLSERKDLQEKWK from the exons TTTGGAGGCATGTTCTTGGGACCAACGATGTTGTTGATGGACTTGACATTGCCCTGGGAAAAT ATGTCATAACTCTTTCGTCGGATGGAAGTATATTGAGAGCATGGAACCTTCCTGATGGGCAGATGGTTTGGGAGACTTCCCTTCAAGGCTCAAAGACATCAAAGTCAATATTATACATTTCA AAAAACCCGAAAGCTGACAAGGATGATTTGATCCTTGTTTTTGGTAAAGGTAGTCTCCATGCTGTTTCCGGCATAGATGGTGAAGTTCTCTGGAGGAAAGATTTTGCAGGTGAAAG CATTGAGGTTAGCCATATTATTCAGTCCACTGACAAGATCTATGCTGCTGGTTTTGTTGGATCTTCAAAGTTTTATGTTTATGGATTGAATGCTGATACTGGAAAATTGCTCAAGGATGATCATACAATACTTCCCTGTGATACTTTTGGGGAATTATTATCTGTCTCAGGTGATAAGTTTGTGGTACTGGATAAGATGAGGTCTAAGATATTGACGATAAACATCAAGAATGGAGAGATTAGTTACAAACAGAAGCTCATTTCAGACCTCATCAAGGATTCATCTGGACAGGCAGTAATATTACCATCAAGGCTCCCTGAGTTATTTGCATTGCGTATTGACTCCCATGTTCTTACAATTAAAGTGACAAATGAAGATGACTTGGTGCTGGTGGACAAAATTAATAATGCAGCGGCTGTTAGTGATGCTCTGTCAATCTCAGAGGGTCAACATTCTTTTGCATTTATTCAGCATGAAGGCAGTAATATTCACCTATTTGTAAAGGACGTTAATGATTGGAATGGTGATTTACTAAAGGAAAGTATAATAATAGACCATCAAAGAGGGAACATTGAGAAgatttttataaacaattatgtgaGGACAGATAGATCGTACGGTTTTAGAGCATTGATGGTAATGGAAGATCATTCGCTATTATTAGTACAACAAGGAGAAATTGTCTGGACTAGAGAGGATGGTCTTGCATCAGTTGTAGATGTCACAACGTCTGAACTACCTGTGGAAAAGGAAGGTGTATCGGTGGCAAAAGTGGAACAGAACCTCTTTGAATGGCTTAAG GGACATGTGCTGAAGCTCAAAGGAACTTTAATGATTGCAAGCCCTGAGGATGTAGTCGCTATTCAAGCGCTGAGATTAAGGAGTTCTGAGAAAAGCAAAATGACTCGTGATCATAATGGTTTTCGTAAGTTGCTTATAGTACTTACAAGGGCAGGAAAGGTTTTTGCTTTGCACACTGGAGATGGTCGTGTAGTTTGGTCTATTCTACTTCATACACTGCGTAAAACAGAAGTGTGTGAACATCCCGTTGGGCTTAACATTTATCAGTGGCAGGTTCCGCATCATCATGCCTTGGATGAGAATCCATCTATCCTTGTAGTTGGGCGATGTGGGCCAAGTTTGGCTGCACCAGCTGctctttcttttattgatgCATACACAGGGAAGGAACTCAATTCTTTAAGACTTGCTCATACCATTGCTCAAGTTATTCCTCTGCCTTATACCGATTCAACTGAACAGCGGCTGCATCTAATTATAGACATAGACCGACATGCATACCTATACCCAAGAACTCCTGAAGCTATTGGCATTTTGCAACGTGAGTTTTCAAATGTATATTGGTACTCAGTTGAGGCTGATAATGGTATTGTCAGAGGTCATGCCTTGAAGAGTAATTGCATTCACAAAATAGTTGATGAATACTGCTTTGATTTCCGGGATTTATGGTCTATTGTATTCCCATCTGAATCAGAAAAGATTATTGCAACGGTAACCAGAAAATCGAATGAG GTTGTTCATACTCAAGCAAAAGTTATGACTGACTATGATGTCATGTATAAGTATGTATCGAACAATATACTTTTTGTCGCAAATGCAGCACCTAAAGCCACAGGGGAAATTGGAACAGCCACCCCTGAGGAGGCTTGGTTGGTCATCTATATCATTGATACTGTGACTGGCCGTATATTGCATAGAATGACACATCATGGTTGCCAGGGTCCTGTTCATGCG GTATTTAGTGAAAACTGGGTTGTCTATCACTATTTTAATCTCAGAGCACACAGATATGAGATTTCAGTTATCGAGGTCTATGATCAGTCTCGAGCG GATAACAAAGATGTCTGGAAGTTTGTTCTTGGGAAGCATAACCTTACATCACCCATTTCTTCTTATTATCGACCAGAAGTTACAACAAAATCACAGTCGTACTTTTTTACCCATTCTGTGAAAGCAATAGAAGTGACTTTGACATCCAAGGGTATAACTTCTAAGCAGCTTCTTATTGGAACAATTGGTGATCAG GTTTTGGCACTTGATAAACGCTTTTTGGATCCTCGGCGCACACTTAATCCCTCGCAAGCTGAGAAAGAGGAAGGAATTATTCCTCTGACCGATTCATTGCCCATCATATCTCAG TCCTATATTACACATTCCCTTAAAGTGGAAGGTCTGCGGGGCATCGTAACAGTGCCTGCCAAGCTGGAGTCTACATCCCTCGTCTTTGCCTACGGAGTGGATCTATTTTTAACTCAGATTGCTCCTTCTAGGACTTACGATTCATTAACTGAAGATTTCAGCTATGCTCTACTTCTTCTAACAATTGTTGCACTTGTGGCTGCAATATTTGTCACTTGGGTATTATCCGAGAGGAAAGATCTACAAGAGAAATGGAAATGA
- the LOC108321815 gene encoding uncharacterized protein LOC108321815: MKTHQQPKLKTQLFSCGFFRHCAQTVLSPTAATPPLPHTPPTFQCESSTSSSSSTTSQSFTQWRFSPPTPTPNTTTTTTNNTNNLIKTNTHTSFNVPLPPPPPPPPQIHNLQELFHISELQLTTDPASALQLLERSLVPNPPQHQPPCPPNLMHALTRNLALAKPATKILFALCLSDVNRRVAVETGAVSAVIEAALELDGAPSERALAALELMCTLPDGAHEVRAHALAVPVMVTMMGKTAARAKEYAIGVLAVVYGGSTSDHQTAPPEEVARAVELALQGECSARARRKGAQLLKTLKHLSEAEPLPLDNN; this comes from the coding sequence ATGAAAACCCACCAACAACCAAAGCTAAAAACCCAACTTTTCTCTTGTGGCTTCTTCCGCCACTGCGCCCAAACCGTTCTCAGCCCCACCGCCGCCACCCCACCTCTTCCTCACACTCCCCCAACCTTCCAATGCGAATCCTCcacctcctcctcttcctccaccACTTCCCAAAGCTTCACCCAGTGGAGATTCTCTCCCCCAACCCCCACTCccaacaccaccaccaccaccaccaataACACCAACAACCtcatcaaaacaaacacacacacaagcTTTAAtgttcctcttcctcctccgcCGCCACCACCACCACAAATCCACAACCTCCAAGAACTCTTCCACATTTCAGAACTCCAACTAACAACAGACCCAGCTTCTGCCCTTCAACTTCTAGAACGTTCTCTCGTTCCCAACCCACCTCAACACCAACCTCCTTGCCCTCCCAACCTCATGCACGCTCTCACGCGCAACCTCGCGCTCGCCAAACCCGCCACCAAGATCCTCTTCGCGCTCTGCCTCTCCGATGTCAACCGCCGTGTGGCCGTCGAGACCGGCGCCGTCTCCGCCGTCATCGAGGCCGCCCTCGAACTCGACGGCGCCCCTTCTGAGCGCGCCCTCGCCGCCCTCGAGCTCATGTGCACGCTGCCCGATGGCGCTCACGAGGTCCGCGCCCACGCCCTCGCCGTCCCCGTCATGGTTACCATGATGGGAAAGACCGCTGCCCGCGCCAAGGAATACGCCATCGGAGTCCTGGCCGTCGTGTACGGTGGCTCCACATCCGACCACCAGACCGCGCCCCCGGAGGAGGTGGCGCGTGCGGTGGAACTCGCGCTCCAGGGCGAGTGCAGCGCTCGGGCCAGGAGGAAAGGTGCCCAGCTGTTGAAAACGCTGAAACATCTCTCTGAAGCTGAGCCTCTCCCTCTGGACAACAATTGA